GCAATTCTCCATCCAGATATACCCTTACATAAATTTTATCATCGATTTTTTTCATCAACTCTTTGGTAGGCTGGCTGAGTTTGTAACGTTTATCTTTTGTCAGGTCGAGGCGGAAAAAATAATTTTGAAAGATAATGTTAATCAGAATGATAATGCCTGCCACAACGGCTGTCTGAATGTAGGTTTCCCTTTTCATCTGCTGAATGTCTTTCATGGCACTACCATTTACGTTTTTCGATAATCATTTTAGCAATAACAATGAAAAGAGCGGAGAAACTGATAAAATAAAGCAAATCGCGGCTGTCAAGTACACCTCTGCTGATGCTGATGTAATGTGTGTTGATGCTGAGATATTCCAGAACGGGATCAATGGGGCTGATGACTATCAGACCTCTGAGCAGGTCGAGCAGGAGATAGAAGAAAAAGCTTAAAAGCATGGAAATGATAAATGCAATAATCTGGTTATCAGTAATTACTGAAGTAAAGATACCGATTGCAGCATAACTGCTTCCCAACAACAACAAGCCAATGTAAGAGCCCCAGATGCCACCGCTGTCAACATTTCCGACAGGTACGGCAAGATGGTAAACCGAATAGTAATATATTAATGTAGGTATAATGGAAATGGCTATCAGCGTAATGCTGGCAAAATATTTCCCGAGCAGGAGTTGAAGGTCGTTGACAGGTTTTGTCAATAAAATTTCAAAAGTGCCCGATTTTCTTTCTTCTGAAAATGTTCTCATGGTTATGGCAGGCACCAGAAAGAGAAATACCCAGGGAGCTATCTCAAACAATTGGTCGAGGGTGGCATAGCCGGTGGCGTAAATGTTTGTTTCAGGAACTATCCAGAGAAATATCCCGTTGATAGCAAAAAAGACTATGATAACCAGATAACCGATGATTCCGCTAAAAAAACTCTTTATTTCTTTCAGATAGACTGAAAACATTGTGTTTATGGTTTTTGGGTTAATTGTTGAAAAATCTGTTCGAGGTTCCCGGTTTCCTGACTTAGTTCAAGGATGATATTGCCTGAGCTGACCGCAAATTCATAAATTTTTTCTCTGATTTCAGCATCTTCAGAGGTGATAAACCAGTAATTGTCTTTGTATAAAATATCTTTAACCGGAAGCGAGGAAAGGGATTCCTTTTCAACGGTATTTTTAAATCTTACTCTGACAGTAGCAAGACTAACAGGCATTTTCAGTAGTTTTTCAGTGATGTCGTCAGCTACAAT
The Sphingobacteriales bacterium genome window above contains:
- the gldF gene encoding gliding motility-associated ABC transporter permease subunit GldF produces the protein MFSVYLKEIKSFFSGIIGYLVIIVFFAINGIFLWIVPETNIYATGYATLDQLFEIAPWVFLFLVPAITMRTFSEERKSGTFEILLTKPVNDLQLLLGKYFASITLIAISIIPTLIYYYSVYHLAVPVGNVDSGGIWGSYIGLLLLGSSYAAIGIFTSVITDNQIIAFIISMLLSFFFYLLLDLLRGLIVISPIDPVLEYLSINTHYISISRGVLDSRDLLYFISFSALFIVIAKMIIEKRKW